The following nucleotide sequence is from Aneurinibacillus soli.
AATCTGGGCATCGCGTTTCTTCCAGAGCCGATTTGCCGGGAACTTGATGCGGAGCGTATTCGGGTGCTTCCGCTTATTGAACCGATTATTCCATGGCATTTGATCATGATTTGGCGAAAAGATCGCTATCTTTCGTTTGCGGCACGAGAATGGATTCGATTTACGCAGGATCTTTTTGTGTAAGTTTTTGGTATGAATGTTCGCGAAAGGCCTGATATCTTCCTAATAGAGGAATATGTCAGGCCTTCATACGGTTATATCCGTTTCCTTTACTGTTCTACCAGGCTGTTTACCGACACGTGTTGTTCATTCTCTGGTTGACCCAGGGGATAAATTCTAGCCGTTTCGTTTTTTTCATCCACAGCTT
It contains:
- a CDS encoding small acid-soluble spore protein H; the encoded protein is MNKQRAQEIAASPVMASVTYQGTPIYIQAVDEKNETARIYPLGQPENEQHVSVNSLVEQ